One genomic segment of Lampris incognitus isolate fLamInc1 chromosome 2, fLamInc1.hap2, whole genome shotgun sequence includes these proteins:
- the fitm2 gene encoding acyl-coenzyme A diphosphatase FITM2 isoform X2, giving the protein MLHHLPSPSFYPFEWQYLYFVKVSWGWTLLLLTPFLLLSNSSINRNVSFLFRRLLSLVVATAIWYVCTETFFYIEDITGSCFDSDSMDVIHEEFTSKASCRKAGFYWQGYDISGHSFILAYSSLFIVEEMGPMAYLKSTRLSTLPRFVLNLLYVSLNLIVIIWIWMFMCTSVYFHDLSHKLLGTLFGILGWYLTYRVWYLKPLSPGLPPQCHCKEQKQHA; this is encoded by the exons atgctccatcatttgccgtcacctagtttctacccctttgagtggcaatatct GTACTTTGTGAAGGTGTCCTGGGGGTGGACCTTGTTGCTGTTGaccccttttctcctcctctccaaCTCATCCATCAACAGGAATGTGTCCTTTCTCTTCCGGAGGTTGCTGTCGTTGGTGGTGGCCACAGCCATCTGGTATGTTTGCACTGAGACTTTCTTCTACATAGAGGACATCACCGGGTCATGTTTTGACTCTGACTCTATGGATGTTATCCATGAAGAGTTCACCTCAAAAGCCAGCTGCAGGAAAGCTGGTTTCTACTGGCAAGGCTATGACATTTCAGGACACTCCTTTATCCTGGCGTACTCGTCCCTCTTCATCGTGGAAGAAATGGGCCCAATGGCCTACCTTAAGTCAACCCGTCTTTCTACACTACCAAGATTTGTTCTTAATCTGTTATATGTTTCCCTGAATTTGATAGTAATCATCTGGATATGGATGTTCATGTGTACCTCTGTTTACTTCCATGACCTGTCTCATAAGTTGCTTGGAACCTTATTTGGAATACTTGGGTGGTATCTGACATATCGGGTGTGGTATTTAAAGCCATTATCACCAGGACTCCCTCCCCAATGCCACTGCAAAGAACAAAAACAACATGCCTAA
- the fitm2 gene encoding acyl-coenzyme A diphosphatase FITM2 isoform X1 codes for MAGVDVIVNKFIALWRRSAVRKNLPLLFLVVSVVGSFLKAFELVPETYFSNRRNVLNVYFVKVSWGWTLLLLTPFLLLSNSSINRNVSFLFRRLLSLVVATAIWYVCTETFFYIEDITGSCFDSDSMDVIHEEFTSKASCRKAGFYWQGYDISGHSFILAYSSLFIVEEMGPMAYLKSTRLSTLPRFVLNLLYVSLNLIVIIWIWMFMCTSVYFHDLSHKLLGTLFGILGWYLTYRVWYLKPLSPGLPPQCHCKEQKQHA; via the exons ATGGCAGGTGTGGATGTCATTGTCAACAAGTTTATAGCACTTTGGAGGAGATCGGCAGTCCGCAAAAACCTTCCCCTGCTCTTTTTGGTCGTTTCAGTGGTCGGATCCTTCCTCAAAGCTTTTGAGCTCGTTCCGGAGACGTATTTCAGTAACAGGAGAAATGTCCTAAATGT GTACTTTGTGAAGGTGTCCTGGGGGTGGACCTTGTTGCTGTTGaccccttttctcctcctctccaaCTCATCCATCAACAGGAATGTGTCCTTTCTCTTCCGGAGGTTGCTGTCGTTGGTGGTGGCCACAGCCATCTGGTATGTTTGCACTGAGACTTTCTTCTACATAGAGGACATCACCGGGTCATGTTTTGACTCTGACTCTATGGATGTTATCCATGAAGAGTTCACCTCAAAAGCCAGCTGCAGGAAAGCTGGTTTCTACTGGCAAGGCTATGACATTTCAGGACACTCCTTTATCCTGGCGTACTCGTCCCTCTTCATCGTGGAAGAAATGGGCCCAATGGCCTACCTTAAGTCAACCCGTCTTTCTACACTACCAAGATTTGTTCTTAATCTGTTATATGTTTCCCTGAATTTGATAGTAATCATCTGGATATGGATGTTCATGTGTACCTCTGTTTACTTCCATGACCTGTCTCATAAGTTGCTTGGAACCTTATTTGGAATACTTGGGTGGTATCTGACATATCGGGTGTGGTATTTAAAGCCATTATCACCAGGACTCCCTCCCCAATGCCACTGCAAAGAACAAAAACAACATGCCTAA